The segment TGAAGCCATCATATATGAAAGTGAAAATGGTCCGATGGACGAAATCACACTAAATATGAGTGACCCCTTAAACCACCATTTACTGATCCTTTCATCTTTCAGTTCATTCAGGTCTTTCCAAAAAGAAAATGCAAATCCATAAGAAACAAAAATAGAAAGTGTAGAAAACACAATTGAAAAAAAAGCATATCCCTGTAGTGGAAACGAAATTACCATTCCGTACGCCGTGATCAGGTTGAGTACAAGTAGGTTTCTATATTTCTTAAATGCAGCAGTCTGTCCACTGACAAAAAGATAAGAAACCATCAGCGTCATTAGCGCCTGAGTGATCCACCCTGCAAATGCAAAATGAGAATGGCCATGCAATAAATAATGCTGATCAAGAAAGGGAAGGGAAAATGCAATTTTGTAACGCAGTAAAACTCCTATGAATGCAACAATCGCCAAATTTAAAAGTGAAATGCGAAACCATCTGGATACTTCTGAGACCATTTTGAATCTGATATTCTGAAACGCAAATTTCTTCTCTACACAGCATGAATCAGTATGACCTCAATCATAATCAAATAAAAACTTTACCATTCTTAATATCCAGACTTCCCAGATCATTCAAATGCCGGATTGTTCTGATAACAGTTTCAACTCTTAGTCCGGTCATATTTGCAATTTGCTGTCTTGTCAAATTAACTCTTACACTATTCTCCCCTTGAATACATTTCTTCTTTTTGTAATACGTCAGCAATGCTATGACTCTGTTCTCCGGATTTTCGAATGCATTTGTTTTAAGCAACATGAACTTAAATCTTAATCGGTTGGCCAGCATGGCAGCAAATTTAAAACTTAGATCTGTGTTTTCTTTCAATATCTGGACAAACAAATGCTTAGGTAATTTTATAATAAGTGAATTTTCGAGTGCAATTGCACTTGCCACATATGGTTCATCATCAAAGAGTGGAATCTCTCCGAAACTTTCTCCCGGATCGATCAGGGTTTGAATAAACTCTTTACCATCATCATTATAATTGATCCATTTTACTTCTCCTTCTACTAATTGATGATAGCAACTGCATATTGCCCCCTCTTCAAAAATCAATTCACCTGCCTTATATGATTTATAAGTCCCACCCCAAGCAAGCAATATGTCCAAATCTATCATCATTACTATAATTAAAAATGAAAATTACAATTGATCTAAAAAACAAAATATGAACTTTTTCATTGAGTTGTATGATTTGCATCATACAAAATATAAAACAAGGACCCCTTTATTCGTTTTTAAGTCAATTTCACACAAGTAAAATCATTATTAAACAAAATTCAACTATAAATACAACATCATTTTTATGCTTTACATCATTATGATTCAACTCATAAAATACCGTTCCAAGTGCATGGTAATATTGCGCTTGTAATCACAATATAAACAAATCCTCATGAAAAAACTACTCTCTCTTTGCACTGCATTTTCAATCATCGCCCTTATTGCTGCTTGTGGTGGCAGTGAAAATAAATCACAAGATTCAGCAACAACTGAAACGACTCCTGCTTCAGGATCTGAATCTGCTACGAATGCAAATCCATCTTACGACCCGAACCGTGGTGAAGGTAAGTTTAAAGATGTAATGATAGCTGATAAACTTGATGTTGCAATGGCAGCGGATGGAAAAAAAGCATACGACATCAAATGTTCCTCTTGTCACAAATTAACAGATGAAAGACTTGTAGGACCGGGATGGAAAGGTGTTTCAGGACGTCATCAGCCGGATTGGATCCTGAACTTTATTACTAACACTGATGCTATGATCGATAAAGATCCTAAAGTGCAGGCTCAACTTGAAATTTGTCTTGTTAGAATGCCAAATCAAAGTCTGAGCGACTCAGATGCACGTGCATTACTTGAGTTCATGCGCGAAAATGATGGCGTCAAATAATTTATCCCACACGAAAAAAACAACTAATCAATAAAGATTATGAAAAACAATAAAGTGGTTTCATTAGCAGTGATCATTGCTCTTGGTTCTCTATTTGCCTGCAAACCTAAGAACGCAGGAAATGCTATCAGTGGCGATGCTGCTGCTAAAGCATACGTTGCTCCCGGCAAGTATGATGAATTCTACAATTTCGTCAGTGGAGGTTTCAGCGGTCAAATGGCTGTTTACGGATTACCATCAGGAAGATTGCTGCGTGTTGTACCTGTTTTCTCTGTCGATCCTGAAAAAGGATATGGTTATTCTGAAGAATCAAAGCCTATGTTAAATACTTCTCATGGAATGGTTCCATGGGATGATCTTCACCATCCGGAACTTTCACAAACAAATGGTGAAGTTGATGGTCGTTGGTTATTTGGAAATGCAAACAACACTCCACGTGTAGCCCGAATTGATCTTACAACTTTCAGAACTGCTGAGATCATTGAACTTCCTAATTCAGGCGGTAATCACTCTTCTCCATTCATCACAGAGAATACAGAATATGTAATTGCAGGAACGCGATTCAGTGTTCCACCGGATGATAAAAACGGAGACGTTCCGATCAACAGCTACAAGAAAAACTTCAAAGGAACTCTTAGCTTTATAAGTGTCGATAAGACAGATGGAAAAATGGCTATTGCTTTTCAGATAGAATGTCCCGGAGTGAATTTCGATTTGAGTCACTCAGGTAAAGGTAAATCTCATGGCTGGTTCTTCTTCTCTTGCTATAATACTGAACAAGCAAACACTTTGCTGGAAGTAAATGCATCTCAACGGGATAAAGATTTCATTATGGCTGTGAACTGGAAAAAAGCAGAAGAATATATTAAAGCAGGAAAAGGAAAAAAACAAAAAGTGAGATATGCTCATAACACCTATAGCGATGTTACTCATACTGCCACTTCTGAAATTCTTACAGATGTAACTGTTCTTGATTCAAAAGAATTGAAAGACATCTGCTATTTTATTCCATGTCCGAAATCACCTCACGGTTGTGATGTTGATCCTTCAGGAGAATATATTGTAGGTAGCGGAAAACTGGCTGCATTAATTCCTGTATTTAGTTTTGATAAAATGCAGAAAGCAATTGCAGCGAAAGATTATGCAGGAGAATTTGAAGGCATTCCGGTTATAAAATATGAATCTGTTCTTTATGGAGAAGTTAAAAAACCGGGACTTGGTCCACTTCATACAGAGTTTGATGGAAAAGGAAATGCATATACTTCATTCTTCGTTTCATCTGAAATAGTAAAATGGAATATTAAAGACCTGAAAGTGTTAGACAGAGCGAGTACATTTTATTCTGTTGGTCACTTGTGTATTCCGGGTGGTGATAGCAGAAAACCAAATCCGAAATATCTTATTGCATACAACAAGATCACAAAAGACCGTTATCTGCCAACAGGACCTGAGTTAGCACAAAGCGCACAACTGTTCGATATTTCCGGTGATAAGATGCAGTTGATACTCGACTTCCCGACAATTGGTGAGCCGCATTATGCTCAGGCTATTGCTGCAGATAAAATTAAAAACAATTCTGTTAAGATCTTCAAGATAGAAGAAAATCAAAATCCTTATGTATCAAAAGGTGAAGCGACTGCAAAAGTTGTACGTGAAGGAAATAAAGTTCACGTGTATGCTACAGCAATCCGTTCACATTTTGCTCCGGATAATATTGAAGGAGTAAGGATGGGCGATGAAGTTTATTTCCACGTTACCAATCTTGAACAAGACTGGGATGTACCACATGGATTTGCAATAAAAGGCGCCGACAATGCAGAATTACTCATCATGCCGGGTGAAACTCAAACACTAAAATGGATTCCGGGAAAAGTTGGAATCTATCCAATGTATTGTACTGATTTCTGCAGTGCATTGCATCAGGAAATGCAAGGATACGTTCGCGTTTCTCCTGCAGGAAGTAATGTACCGCTGATGTTCAGCACAGGTAAAAATCAACCGGCCAAAGAAAACCAGGATTAATGGATTATTGGATTAATGGATTTCTTTGAATGCAAGTGCAGAATCCAGGTAATCCCAGCAATCCTTTAAATCCCGGTCAAAAATCAAAGTGGCGAGTTGAATCCTTTAACCAATTGCATTCTCAAATGAGAGATATGAGAATGTAAACCGATTACAGGAAATTTCAACTCGCCTTTTTTTATAAATTAAATCAATAGCAAAATGAAAAATCAAACCAAGTTGTCTTCACTGATCAGTGTATTGCTGATTGTTTCCGGAGTATTACTTTTTGTAATTTTGTTTGTACCAATGTGGCGCATTGATCTTGATGCCCCGCAATATCCGGAAGGATTGCGGTTACTTATTTATGCAGACAAGCTCGGAGGTAATGTCGATATCATAAATGGCCTGAATCATTATATAGGAATGAAAACATTGCATGAAGATGATTTTGTCGAATTCAAAATTTTGCCTTTCATCATTTCCTTCTTCGGACTGTTCTTTATAACAGCAGGAATTACGAAAAGCAGAAAACTATTATTCACTCTGTTCGCTCTGTTCGTTGCGTTCGGAGTCATTGCTATGGCAGATTTCTGGAAATGGGAATACGATTACGGTCACAATTTAAATCCTGAGGCTGCTATAATTGTCCCGGGAATGGCATATCAGCCGCCTTTGATCGGCTTTAAGCAACTATTGAATTTCGGAGCTTATTCTATTCCTGATATTGGTGGCTGGCTATTTATTATTGCCGGCGCAACTGCATTATTCTGTATAATTTTAGATCACAGAATGTATAAACTTTCTAAAAAAATAAATCCTGCATTAACTCTGATACTGATATCTTTTGCTTTATACTCTTGTTCCATTTCTCCTCAACCTTTAAAACTGGGTTCTGACAATTGTTCATTCTGCAAAATGACAATCAGTAATCCACGCTTTGGTGCTGAGATTCTGACAAAAAAAGGTAAGGCATTAAAATATGATGATATTTCATGTATGGTCTCTGATCTGAAAGAAAATCCCATAGCTGCTGAAAAAATCAGTGCTATCTATTCAGTAGATTTTTCTTCAACACATCAATTGACAGATGTAAAAGATTGCTTTTTTTTCGAGACAGAAAATCTAAGGAGTCCAATGGGTGGCAATATCGCTTCTGTCTCAAATAAAGATTCGCTGAATTACTATCTGACCAACTTACAGGCACAGGAAATTTCATGGAGTGAGATCATTAAGCAATAATAATAATGAGAATCTTTTTTACTGTAACCCTTCTTTCAATAATTTTTGTTTGTCATGCCGCACTTGCGAAAACACTTCATGTTGGAGCAAATAAAAACATTAAAACCATTCAAGGGGCTGTTAGTAGTTCAATCGATGGAGACACCATTATAGTAGATCAAGGAATTTATTTTGAAAAAAATCTTATTATTGATAAGCAACTTGTATTGTTTGGAAATAATTTTCCGGTAATTGATGGCGAAGGCAAATATGAGATCGTTTCGATCAAAGCCGGAAATGTTACACTGAATAGTTTTAAAATTCAACATTCCGGATATGCTACTTTAGAAGATCCTGCCGGAATCAAAATCTACGACTCAAACAATGTAACTATCGAGAACAATATAATCGATGATACATTTTTCGGCATCTATGCACAGTATGCGAAGAACTGCATCATCAAAAACAATAAACTTACTGCCTACGGAAAACAAGAACAGGAAATCGGTAACGGTATTCATTGCTGGAAAAGTGATAGTATGCAGATCATAGGAAATACAATCCGTGGTCATCGTGATGGTATTTATTTTGAATTTGTAACCAACTCTATTATCTGGCGAAATAATTCGCTTTCAAATATGCGATATGGTTTGCATTTTATGTTCTCGCACAATGATTCATACATCTGCAATATTTTCAGTGGTAATGGTGCCGGTGTTGCTGTAATGTATACACATGGTGTAAAAATGTATAACAATGTTTTTGAAGACAACTGGGGCGATGCCGCTTATGGTCTTTTGCTAAAAGAAATATCTGACAGTTATATTGAAGGGAATACCTTTGTAAAAAATACCAGCGGAATTCACATGGAAGGTGCAAGCAGAATTCAGCTCTGTAAAAATATTTTCAAAAATAATGGTTGGGCAATTAAAATCCAGGCAAGTTGTATGGATGTTAATGTAAGCCGGAATAACTTTTTCGGAAACACATTTGATATTGGAACTAATGGAACTCTTGTGTTGAATACTTTCAATAATAATTACTGGGACAAATACGAGGGCTATGATTTGAACAAAGATAATTTGGGAGATGTACCTTTCCGTCCTGTGAGTATGTTCTCTATGATAATAGAAAACAACCCGCAAACAATGATCTTATTCCGAAGCATTATGGTTACCTTGCTTGATAAAACCGAAAGAATTATTCCAACTTTGATTCCTGAAAACCTGAAAGACGAACACCCGTTTATGAAACCCATTGCATTATGATAGAACTTAAAAACATATCAAAAAACTTTGCGAAGTTTCAGGCACTTAAAGATATTAATTTAACGTGCGAGAAAGGGCAATGTATTGCATTGATTGGTCCAAATGGCAGCGGAAAAACTACTCTCATTAAATCAATACTTGGAATGGTTGTTCCTGAAAAAGGAGAAATTCTATTTAAAGGAAAATCAATCAAAAACGATTTTGAATATAGAGCAGAGATCGGCTACATGCCGCAAATAGGACGATATCCTGACAACATGACCATCGGACAGATCTTTGAAATGATGAAAGATATCCGTAAGTCAAAAGATTCAACATTTGATGAAGAACTGATCAATAATTTTGAACTCAAAAAAATATTTGATAAACGGATGCGCACCCTCTCCGGAGGAACACGGCAAAAGGTAAGTGCTGCACTTGCTTTTCTATTCAATGCCAACGTTTTGATTCTTGATGAACCTACAGCAGGACTTGATCCGCTTTCTGCCGACATACTCAAAGAAAAAATAATCAAGGAAAATAAAAAAGGAAAGCTGATAATAATTACCTCACATATTCTTAGCGAACTCGACGAACTGATCAGTCATCTGATCTATATGCAGGATGGTAAGATCCGGTTTTACAAAAAAATAGATGAGTTGAAGAATGAAAGCGGACAGGCAAAACTTTCGAAAGCAATTTCTACATTAATGCACGAAGCAATATGAATAAAGTTTTCAAATATTTTGTAATCGATATTCTAAGGAATAAGACTGTAATTTTTTATACTTTGTTTTTATTCATCGTTACGTTTACTTTATTCAGTTTTGAAGAAAACACTGCAAAAGGATTACTAAGCCTGCTGAATATTATCTTATTCATAGTGCCGTTGATCTCAATAATTTTTTCAACTATCTACGTCTACAATTGTTCCGAGTTCATTGAATTACTGATCTGTCAGCCTCTAAAAAGAAAATACATCTGGCTAAGTCTTTTCACAGGACTTGCATTTTCACTTTGTCTATCATTTCTTATCGGCTGTGGAATTCCGGTATTGATATATGAACCGACATCAACCGGTTTAATTCTTGTTATTACCGGGTGTTTATTATCCGTGATCTTTGTCTCAATTGCATTGCTGGCAACAGTCACAACCCGCGACAAGGCAAAAGGTATTGGAAAGTCCATTTTGTTATGGCTCTACTTTGCATTGATCTTCGACGGATTGGTTTTATTTCTCCTATTTCAATTTGCAGAATATCCGTTGGAAAAAATGATGATGGCTATCAGTGGTTTGAATCCGATTGATCTTAGTCGTATCATTGTATTGCTGAGGCTAGATGTATCTGCATTAATGGGATACACAGGTGCAGTCTTCAAAGATTTTTTTGGTACCACTCTTGGTTTTGGAGTTGCCCTCCTGGCACTCTCATTATGGGCTATTGTCCCGTTATTAATTTCTACAAAAAAATTCAGGACTAAAGACCTGTAAAAAAATCAACATGAAAAAAGACATTTCCGGACGCCCCGATATAGAACTTGCAATAAAATCTTTTTATGATAAAGTTTTAGCTGATGAAAAAATTGGCTTCATCTTTACTGATATTGCAAAAGTGAATTGGGAAAAACATCTGCCAATTATGTATGACTTCTGGGAGAATGTTCTTTTCTTCTCAGGAAAATACAATGGCGACCCAATGAATGTCCACAGACACTTAAACAATTTAATTGAATTAAAAGCTGAACATTTCAGAAGGTGGACTCACCTCTTTAATTTGACAATCGATGAGTTATTTGAAGGAGAAAACGCAGAACGTGCAAAACAAAGAGCATTGAGTATAGCTACGGTCATGCAGGTAAAATTATCTGAATCTGCTTCAAAAAAAGAGTGACCCATCATGAGAATATTTCTCTGATGAATCACTCTTACATTTTTCAATTCAACCTGATATTAAATAAACAATTCTATTTCGATTGTAGTAATACTTCATCAATAACGTGGATCACACCATTTGATGCCTGAATTGACGCAACAATTGTAGCTTTACCGTTAATCATAATTTTTCCATCAACTTTTGTGATTGTCAAATTCCCTCCATTTACTTGTCCTAAAGTTTGTCCGTCCATCAAAGCATCTGCCTGATATACGCCAACCGAAACGTGATACTGAAGAATATCCTGCAACGATTCCTTTGCTTCAGGTTTCAACAAACCATCTACCGTACCTGCAGGTAATTTGTCGAAAGCTGCATTCGTTGGTGCGAATACAGTAAAGGGCCCTGCATTACTCAATACATCAACCAGTTCAGCAGCTTTAACTGCAGCAACTAATGTTGAATGGTCTTTACTTCCCGAAGCAACCTGAACGACATTTTTTGCGGATACATCGTCTTGTACACCTGACTGCCCGACAACAGACTCTTGTTGTTCCGCAGTCGCATTTGATTCTGATTTTTCTTCCCCTGAATTACTACAGGAAAACGAAGCAAGTAAAATTCCTGCTCCGATTAAAATTTTTGTGGTCTTTTGCATAATGGTTAAAATTATCATTTGATCTTAAATGTAATTTGTCACACGATGAAGGGATTATGATTGCAATCATAAATGATATTATTCATATGGAAGAGCTTGAAATTTTAATCAAAACAGTTGACACATGCGAAAGATCATGTTAAGGCTTCCACTCAGAATACGAATCTTTTGTTTCATATAATTTCAACCCGGTTAATCTTAGTTCTCTTGGCAATTCACTGCTTACTGCAACTTTAATAAACAACAATATATTTTCAACTGTTGGTTCAAAATCCCACACGATCAGATTTTCCAGTACCTCTACATAGGGTTTGTTGGCAAGGAATTCTTTCGACAAAACCAACTTATGATCCAGCACACTTACAACAACTTTCCCTACAATTTGCTTCAACAACTTAAAATCAATAATGAAACCCGGCGGTGCAATATATTCTGAATCATTTTTTGCAAATGAAACTGACACAAACAACTGATAAGAGTGTCCATGAATATGTTTGCAGGCACCGTCATATCCATTTATCGCATGCGCCATTTCAAAATTAAAGATCTTGGTAATACTCAGCATTTTTTTTAAGGACAATTTGGTCCAATGCCGAAGCGATTCAAATGACCTTAGTCACACCAAGTCATGAATTTCATTAATACGGAATTTCAAAAACCAATTTCTAAACACCTCTCGGCACCTTCAACACAATCGAAGTTCCCATATTAGGAACACTCTCTATCTTTAATGTACCTGAGATCATACTCGATCGTTCGCGCATGCCTAGTAAACCCAGAGTGTTTTTATTTCCGGCGTCTTTCTGGTTGAAACCTTTTCCGTTATCCTGGATATTGAGGATGTAATTTTCAGAATCAGATTCAAGTGTACTTTTAACAGTGGTTGCTTGTGAGTGACGGATGATATTTGTCAACGATTCCTGGTAGATCCTGAAGATGCTTGTCACAATATCTTTATGTAATGTTGTGTCGTCGATGCCTGAATGGAAAGAGCTTTCTATACCGGTCCGTTTCTGAAACTCTATACTATGCCATTCCAATGCTGCATTCAATCCGAGATCATCCAAAATTCCCGGGCGAAGTTCATAAGCAATTCTTCGAACAGCTTTTACTGTGTCGTCGATCATTTGATTGATGTCTTTGAACTTTTCAATAACTTCTTTCTCGTTAGAATCAATTCTCTTTTTCATCCACGCTACATCCATCTTCAAGCCTGTTAGCTGCTGTCCTAATTCGTCATGGATCTCTCTGGATATTGTCGTTCTTTCTTCTTCACGAATGCTTTGAAGATGTGATGCCAGTTCCCGAAGTTCTTCCTTTGTAGCTTTCAATTCAGAATTGCTTTGATTCAGACTGGTAATGATCGATTGGCGTTCGGTTGAAAAACGAATTACCTTATCTAACTCCTTGCTGCTGCTTTCCCCTTTGATCAGATAGTCCTGTGCACCTTCACGTAATGCACTTAAAGCAATGTGCTCATCAGACATCCCCGTCAAAATTACTATGACACTATTCGGAAATTTTTTTCTGATCTCGCTAACTGTTTGCACACCATCACTGTCAGGCAAAGTAAGATCGAGCAAAACAAGCGAAATGCCATCTGGTGGAATTTCAATTTCAAGCGCATCCTTTAATCCGGAATTTACAATCAGTAAATCTGTTGAAATACCAATCTCCTTTAGCATTTCCAGAATTAACCGGACATCCCCTTCATTATCTTCAATTAATAAAATATTACTTTTCTTTGTCATTCTCCAAATCTGTTTTAAAAATAAAATTTAATATTAGGTAATTTTAAAATTCAATTTAACTGTGGGAGCTTAACAATGGTAAACCAAAAGTCTTCAATGC is part of the Bacteroidota bacterium genome and harbors:
- a CDS encoding Crp/Fnr family transcriptional regulator — translated: MIDLDILLAWGGTYKSYKAGELIFEEGAICSCYHQLVEGEVKWINYNDDGKEFIQTLIDPGESFGEIPLFDDEPYVASAIALENSLIIKLPKHLFVQILKENTDLSFKFAAMLANRLRFKFMLLKTNAFENPENRVIALLTYYKKKKCIQGENSVRVNLTRQQIANMTGLRVETVIRTIRHLNDLGSLDIKNGKVFI
- a CDS encoding cytochrome c; this encodes MKKLLSLCTAFSIIALIAACGGSENKSQDSATTETTPASGSESATNANPSYDPNRGEGKFKDVMIADKLDVAMAADGKKAYDIKCSSCHKLTDERLVGPGWKGVSGRHQPDWILNFITNTDAMIDKDPKVQAQLEICLVRMPNQSLSDSDARALLEFMRENDGVK
- the nosZ gene encoding Sec-dependent nitrous-oxide reductase, yielding MKNNKVVSLAVIIALGSLFACKPKNAGNAISGDAAAKAYVAPGKYDEFYNFVSGGFSGQMAVYGLPSGRLLRVVPVFSVDPEKGYGYSEESKPMLNTSHGMVPWDDLHHPELSQTNGEVDGRWLFGNANNTPRVARIDLTTFRTAEIIELPNSGGNHSSPFITENTEYVIAGTRFSVPPDDKNGDVPINSYKKNFKGTLSFISVDKTDGKMAIAFQIECPGVNFDLSHSGKGKSHGWFFFSCYNTEQANTLLEVNASQRDKDFIMAVNWKKAEEYIKAGKGKKQKVRYAHNTYSDVTHTATSEILTDVTVLDSKELKDICYFIPCPKSPHGCDVDPSGEYIVGSGKLAALIPVFSFDKMQKAIAAKDYAGEFEGIPVIKYESVLYGEVKKPGLGPLHTEFDGKGNAYTSFFVSSEIVKWNIKDLKVLDRASTFYSVGHLCIPGGDSRKPNPKYLIAYNKITKDRYLPTGPELAQSAQLFDISGDKMQLILDFPTIGEPHYAQAIAADKIKNNSVKIFKIEENQNPYVSKGEATAKVVREGNKVHVYATAIRSHFAPDNIEGVRMGDEVYFHVTNLEQDWDVPHGFAIKGADNAELLIMPGETQTLKWIPGKVGIYPMYCTDFCSALHQEMQGYVRVSPAGSNVPLMFSTGKNQPAKENQD
- a CDS encoding nitrous oxide reductase accessory protein NosL; the encoded protein is MKNQTKLSSLISVLLIVSGVLLFVILFVPMWRIDLDAPQYPEGLRLLIYADKLGGNVDIINGLNHYIGMKTLHEDDFVEFKILPFIISFFGLFFITAGITKSRKLLFTLFALFVAFGVIAMADFWKWEYDYGHNLNPEAAIIVPGMAYQPPLIGFKQLLNFGAYSIPDIGGWLFIIAGATALFCIILDHRMYKLSKKINPALTLILISFALYSCSISPQPLKLGSDNCSFCKMTISNPRFGAEILTKKGKALKYDDISCMVSDLKENPIAAEKISAIYSVDFSSTHQLTDVKDCFFFETENLRSPMGGNIASVSNKDSLNYYLTNLQAQEISWSEIIKQ
- a CDS encoding nitrous oxide reductase family maturation protein NosD; protein product: MRIFFTVTLLSIIFVCHAALAKTLHVGANKNIKTIQGAVSSSIDGDTIIVDQGIYFEKNLIIDKQLVLFGNNFPVIDGEGKYEIVSIKAGNVTLNSFKIQHSGYATLEDPAGIKIYDSNNVTIENNIIDDTFFGIYAQYAKNCIIKNNKLTAYGKQEQEIGNGIHCWKSDSMQIIGNTIRGHRDGIYFEFVTNSIIWRNNSLSNMRYGLHFMFSHNDSYICNIFSGNGAGVAVMYTHGVKMYNNVFEDNWGDAAYGLLLKEISDSYIEGNTFVKNTSGIHMEGASRIQLCKNIFKNNGWAIKIQASCMDVNVSRNNFFGNTFDIGTNGTLVLNTFNNNYWDKYEGYDLNKDNLGDVPFRPVSMFSMIIENNPQTMILFRSIMVTLLDKTERIIPTLIPENLKDEHPFMKPIAL
- a CDS encoding ABC transporter ATP-binding protein; the encoded protein is MIELKNISKNFAKFQALKDINLTCEKGQCIALIGPNGSGKTTLIKSILGMVVPEKGEILFKGKSIKNDFEYRAEIGYMPQIGRYPDNMTIGQIFEMMKDIRKSKDSTFDEELINNFELKKIFDKRMRTLSGGTRQKVSAALAFLFNANVLILDEPTAGLDPLSADILKEKIIKENKKGKLIIITSHILSELDELISHLIYMQDGKIRFYKKIDELKNESGQAKLSKAISTLMHEAI
- a CDS encoding ABC transporter permease subunit, whose product is MNKVFKYFVIDILRNKTVIFYTLFLFIVTFTLFSFEENTAKGLLSLLNIILFIVPLISIIFSTIYVYNCSEFIELLICQPLKRKYIWLSLFTGLAFSLCLSFLIGCGIPVLIYEPTSTGLILVITGCLLSVIFVSIALLATVTTRDKAKGIGKSILLWLYFALIFDGLVLFLLFQFAEYPLEKMMMAISGLNPIDLSRIIVLLRLDVSALMGYTGAVFKDFFGTTLGFGVALLALSLWAIVPLLISTKKFRTKDL
- a CDS encoding group III truncated hemoglobin, translating into MKKDISGRPDIELAIKSFYDKVLADEKIGFIFTDIAKVNWEKHLPIMYDFWENVLFFSGKYNGDPMNVHRHLNNLIELKAEHFRRWTHLFNLTIDELFEGENAERAKQRALSIATVMQVKLSESASKKE
- a CDS encoding fasciclin domain-containing protein, whose protein sequence is MQKTTKILIGAGILLASFSCSNSGEEKSESNATAEQQESVVGQSGVQDDVSAKNVVQVASGSKDHSTLVAAVKAAELVDVLSNAGPFTVFAPTNAAFDKLPAGTVDGLLKPEAKESLQDILQYHVSVGVYQADALMDGQTLGQVNGGNLTITKVDGKIMINGKATIVASIQASNGVIHVIDEVLLQSK
- a CDS encoding 6-carboxytetrahydropterin synthase, with the protein product MLSITKIFNFEMAHAINGYDGACKHIHGHSYQLFVSVSFAKNDSEYIAPPGFIIDFKLLKQIVGKVVVSVLDHKLVLSKEFLANKPYVEVLENLIVWDFEPTVENILLFIKVAVSSELPRELRLTGLKLYETKDSYSEWKP
- a CDS encoding response regulator, coding for MTKKSNILLIEDNEGDVRLILEMLKEIGISTDLLIVNSGLKDALEIEIPPDGISLVLLDLTLPDSDGVQTVSEIRKKFPNSVIVILTGMSDEHIALSALREGAQDYLIKGESSSKELDKVIRFSTERQSIITSLNQSNSELKATKEELRELASHLQSIREEERTTISREIHDELGQQLTGLKMDVAWMKKRIDSNEKEVIEKFKDINQMIDDTVKAVRRIAYELRPGILDDLGLNAALEWHSIEFQKRTGIESSFHSGIDDTTLHKDIVTSIFRIYQESLTNIIRHSQATTVKSTLESDSENYILNIQDNGKGFNQKDAGNKNTLGLLGMRERSSMISGTLKIESVPNMGTSIVLKVPRGV